From the Ammospiza caudacuta isolate bAmmCau1 chromosome 1, bAmmCau1.pri, whole genome shotgun sequence genome, the window GCGGAGCCGTGCCAGCTACTTACGTGTCCGCGTCCCCGCCGCAGGGCTGCGCGCTCGGGGGGCTGCGCCACCGGGAGGGCGGCGGGACTGGGGGCGCCGCGGCCCCGAACCTCCGCCCGTCACTCCAGGCCGTTGCGGTGGCCGGGCTCGGGGGGCGGCAGCAGCTCCGGGGAGTGGCAGGGCGGACTGCCGGCCGCGCTGTGCTCGCTCTCGGTGTCGCTGCCCTTCTtgccgccggggccggggccgccgccggggccgccgccgccggggcccCCGGCGCCTCCGGGGCCGCTGTGGGTCTTGACGTGCTTGCTGAGGTGGTCGCTGCGCATGAAGCGCTTGTTGCAGACGGGGCAGGCGAAGCGCTTCTCGCCCGTGTGGGTCCGCAGGTGCCGCTGCAGCTCGTCGGAGCGGGTGAAGCGCTTGCCGCAGAAGAGCCAGTTGCAGACGAAGGGCCGCTCGCCCGTGTGCCAGCGCAGGTGCGCCTTCAGGTGCGAGGTTTTGCCGTAGACCTTGCCGCAGCCGGGGATGtggcagctgtgcagcccctTGCGGCGCAGGCTGGCCCCCGCCGGCCCCAGCCGCTCGGCCTCCTGGCAATTGGGGCAGTCGCAGGTGGCGCGCCCCGAGTAGCGGCGGGCGGAGGAGCGCGGCGAAGCGGCCAgaggcgcggcggggccgccgcccAGCATAGAGCCCCCGGCGCCGGCCAGCGGCGAGGGGGCCGAGTCCGGGTAGGAGCCGGGCAGCACCGGCTTAAATCCGTCCATGAGATGCTGCCCGGCGGGGCTGAGGAGGTGCGAGGAGGCGCCGCTGCTGAAGGCCGAGTGGCCCAGGCCCGAGTAATCCGAGTTGTAGCCGCCCAGTGGCGAGTGGAGCGAGGTCTGGAGTCCGCCGGGCGCGGGGTGCAGCGAGCCGGGCAGCGCGGCCGCGCCGTTGGGGCTCTGCACGTCGATCCAGCCGGCGCCCACGTCCCACCAGCTGGAGGCGCCCGCTGAGCCAACCTCGCCGGCGCCGAGCCCCGGGTGCGAGGGCTTGAACCAGGACTCGTAGGGGTGCGCCATGCCCACCCGCGGGTAgatgccctgcagcccctccaccGACGTGTGCACCTTGGAGATGAAGACGGGCTGGTGCGCCGCCGCCTCCTGTCCTGCCGCCCCACCGCCTccgcctccgccgccgccgccgccgccggcgctgcccggcgcCTGGAAGACGGAGTAGTCGTTGGCGAAGGGCGAGCTGGCGGCCGCCGCGCTGCTGGAGGTGAGCGAGAAGGCGCTGGAGCCCGGCGAGCCGCCGCAGCTGAACGAGTCCGAGACGagggcggccgccgccgccgccgccgctgccgccgccgccgaggAGCCGTTCCGCGCCGCGCCCGCCACGCCGAAGCCCGGGAGGCCGGAGCCCACGGCCCCGCAGGTGCCCGCcgaggctgaggaggaggagcgtTTCCAGGGGTGGAAGCCTTTGCCGAAGGAGGACGCGCTGTCCGAGAGGGCGGACGgcgaggggctggggctgccgaTCTTGTTGCAGGTCGCGGCGAGCATGGCCAGCGGCGTGGAGCCTACCCGCGGTTCCTCCTGCGGGCACAGAGGGGAGAGCGCCGTCCCGCCGGCgtcagggatggagcagccccgcgccgccgccccgcgccccgcgctccgcgcccggccccgctccgctccgccgcccggccccgggcgcTAAGTTTCGCGACTCCCGCGGGGGGATCCCTGCGCTGGGGCCGGCACCGCAGTTCTGCCTCCAAACGCCTACCGGGGCTTTTTTTCACCATCCAACTCCCCTCCCCCGAAGGAGCTCAGGAAGGGTTaaaaagggggaagaaaaaaagagaggggaaaaaagttgcGTCTGTTACCGTAGCTTTAAAGATGCCCCCGGCACGGCGGCAGCTACGTTTGAGCCTGCTCCCTTTCCCCGGGACATGGCTGGTCCCCGTCCCTCCGGCCAGTAAGGCTGTTTTCTTAAATACAGAATCGCAGGACTATCaaattactgcttttttttttttttttttttttttttttctttaagcgTCCTTTAAATCAGCCTAATTTACGTAGCAACGATAAtgaaatacatatataaatttAACATATGTAAATATGTATGCATACACGAGTTGAACGTACCTGCTAGACACGGTGGGTTGTGTTAttttaaagggaaataaaaagccACAATCTGttgcaaatttttttaaaaattgcacgCAAAGAAAACCCGATagtgctgggtttgggattattttttgtttgttgttttttttttcttccagcagtCACATGTAAAGAAGAAAAGCCACTTCTTCGGGGGCACAGgaacagcacagcccaggcgCTGTAGGTTGTTTCTACAAATGCCCTTAAAACCTTTTCTTGCTCACTGAAAAGTGACTCtgcccccttttcccccctctcacTCTTTCTTTTCACCTAAATTCACTTGTACttaagctaaaaaaaaaaaaaaaaaaaaaaaaagaaaaaagaaaaaaaaagaaaaaaaaaacccaggctGAATAGAGGAGACTGATAGCCCCGGTCAAGACAGGGGTTATTTTAACCCCCTCCAATCGacaataaaaagaaaccaattaaaccagcaagagaaaaaaatccttagaCTCACCCCTAGAAGTGAAGTTGCCATCACACAAAAGTGCCCTCCTCTCAGAGGATCTTTTTTATATTGATAAATCAGAGGCAGTGTTTTTTTTAGAGGTGTGCAATACAATGATCAGTTCCGCCCATTCCACCACAATTGTAGCTCCCTCGCCGGCTTTGAAGTGCCGCTGAGCCGCCGCCAGCCAATCCCCGGCACCGCCGCCTCGCTCGCCGACGTGACCGCGTGAAGTCAGCAGCGCCGTCGAGCCGGGCCGCGGGCCCCGCCGGCGCTGATGACCTCACTCACGCACTCACGCCGGCGAGCGGCGCGGCTGCGGTGCCGGTCCGCAGGGACCGCTcaccccgggccgggccgcttCGTCCCGGCCGCCCCTTTCCATcagccccccagcccacagccGTGTGCGCAATTTGACAACAGTTGCTTTTGaggttgttgggtttttttcccctcggAGCGGTTTCTGTTTGAATTTTTATACCATCGTGATCATCATAATAATTTCAGTCTTACTATGATTATCGGCACGGCGAGAGCGGTAGCATCCCGTTTCTCCACTAGCCCCCCTTTCTCCCCTTCCCGATCCCTTCTGGTCAGCCCCTCTTCTCCCGTTGTGCCGGCAAGGGGGGGAACACTTTAGGTCACTGCTGCCCGTCGTTCCCTCCCTTCTCGCCCTCTCTGGCCGCGCTTTCAGGCGAGATTTCTTAGCGGAGGGGTGGCACAAGCGGAGTCCGCCCGGGCGGCACCGGCACAAGCAGGGGCTGGCTTCCCGCCGCCTCGTCCCCCCGAAGGTGAGCGCTCTGCTCTCCTCGGGCAGCCCTGCGGGGCTGCGGGGAAGGGCAGAGCCCTCTCGCCCTGTCCCTGCGGGACCCCGCTCGGGCCGGCCCTGCTCGCCCAGGTGCTCTCACCCCCCGCGGGTTTTCCACGGCTTTGCTTAGCTTTCCAGGGgatgtttttcctctttctctcgGCTCCGGTTTTGACCCGTTTCCGTGTCGTGGGGATATTGACTGTACATCATATCTATTGATCAAGGGAGTAATGTACATTATCATACTTTGAAGTAAGAGTGAAGTAAATTAATGAACtgctttctttctctgaaagctGACGATGTCGCGTTTCTCTCTGCGAGCTGCTCTGAATGATTTTAGCCTGTTGAGAAGGCGTGACAGGCCAGCCCAGAAGGAGGAaggggtgggggaaggagggaactccgtttaacaaataaaaaagaattaacTTCATTGCTTTGGTCTCCTTCTATAATGATATTCATTTTACAGACCTAACGCACACTTGTTTAAATTTCGGATTTAATTTAATCAATACTATCACCCGCAAAGAGGGGAAGAACATTTCCCGGAGATACTCCCTTGTATGAATGCTTATTAACTTTTTATCTCCACTTTCTTTATCTGCTGGAGATGGGGAGGAACTATTAAGACATAGATCAGAAAGCGTAAGAGCAAAACAAGCATCGTGAGCATTACATTTTAGATGAACACAAAATCGCATTTTGTGGTGTGCCAGGTTAGGTAAAAAGATCGACACGCATTCCTTTCAGCCCCAGAAAGTCTGGGAGACTTTGCCATACACCGGGGAAGTAGAAGCCTTTAGTGATATATCTCTTTTTAGGACAGCCTCGCCGGGTGGGTCTTCCATTCGCATCCGTATTTTGTCTGCACTTGTCTGCCCAGAGGAAACGTGTCCTTTTTTGATCTTTTCGTGTTTGTTTGTTCCAATGCTTGCCTTGACTCCTTTGATTTGGGGTCGAAAATCCTTAATTTTCAGTGCGCTTTTCCTTTAAAGCACCGTGTGGGAAATTTTGAAAAACTCGTTGTAAAAATAGTCGTGGGAGTCTTTACAAGGGAACTCAGCcgagagggagggaaaaaaaaaaggcaaatacaTCAGAACAGAAATCACAAAACTCCTGCCAGTGGGCATCCTCCTGCTACTCTGATAATTTCCCCGaaactggaaaagcagcagcttctgaactttgAGAGCGGTGAGCTGATATTTTCTGAATTGGCCACGGAAACATCTGTAACCTTCCTCCTTTGCATACATTGCCTGCTGGGCAAAGGATTTAAGCAAGCTTACAATTTTGTTAGCATTTGCCTTATTGACCACTGCACTTAAGGGTGCAGTACATCAACATAATATGCAGgtgggggcggcggcggggtgGGGGGGAGCCAGCAAAGAGAGGTTTtccagaaattaattaaaacttttttttcccccccatttgaAGTTTAATGTACGGGAGGAGATAAATGTTCGTGCCGTTTCTTGAAAACCTGTGGGATCCACTCTCAATAAAGCTAAAATCTATTAGCATTCTGTATGCATCTGCAGCATAAATTTCATTTGAATTTCAAATTTAATAAACCAGGAGGTTTTTAATCATccctggttttatttgtttgataTTAACATGCTTATTGACCGGGTCTGTTGACCAGTTTGATCATTACAGGACAGCAAAAAGTTAATTAAAACGACCACAGCTCCTTAATCATATCATCTGTCTCATCCATGTCGCTCCCTTTATTACAGCCTATGATGGATAGTCTCCCAGattaatttctctgtttcttcGATTTGGACAACAGCTTTTTGGACCTAATTTACATCCTGGGAACAACTTGCTCAAGTCTACCTAACATCTTGAGCCTACAATGTAGATTAGCAATCTCGGAACTTTAGACTCAACGATAGCTGTCGCTAACCTTTCGGGAAGGGGGGTGGATTTTCTTGGAGCATACCCCGATTCTCCGCGCTGCGACGGGCATGCGGACAGAGATGGATAGACCCTTGCACCAGAGGTCCTCGCCTGTCTACAGACAGCGCTACCGGGGTGTAGAGGGGGATTTCTCTTtgaggaaacagaggtctgtGCTATTTGAAAGGGCGTATCTGGAAAGATTAAGCTGCGGGCTGACCACGCCGTGTGCTGAATGTCCGTGTTAGCGAGGGAAAGCGTTTCACGCCACCCTTGCGCCAATTTAGGGGCACACGGGTGGGAGCCAGACTCCCCTGTTGCCTCCCTGGCGGTGCGGCTCCGCTCCCGCCGTCTGTCAAGTGTCCAGCGAGGGGGAAGCCTCGCTCCTCGGCGTCCAGCGGCTCCTAGCTCCGCTCCCGTGGTCACGGGGAAGCCTCTAGGCGGGGGCCTTGTCCTCGCCCTCGCTGGGCTCCGTGCTCTGGAAAAGGCTGCGTTGCCCCCGTGTTTGCCCCACCGCCCCGTACCTGCTACCCTGGGCTGGGTAGGTGGGGGCCAGGAGGTGTCCCCTTCTCCCGACACCTTCAGCTAGAATCCGTCACCTGGAAGATTTACGGAGAGGTGACAAACCACTCTCCAGGCGCACAAGGGCTCGGCTTGTTCGGGGAGCCGAGAAAGGGGAATGGGACGTAAACGAGACAAAACGGCCACCAGCCAGAAAGGACCGTGCTGTGCCTGGCGGTCACTGAGCAGAGAGAGTGGTTAATGTCTTCCTCTAAGCTCTACCTGCACCTCTGCACTGCTGTGCTTCGCTTGGGAcgtttccctccctgcctcactGGGCACTTTCGTGGAGAGCGGAGCTCCCTGTCGGGCACGGGGCGCAGCGCGGACGGTGCGTGTGCGCCGCTGCCTCCTCCTATTGCCTGTGTGGGATTTTTCTCCCGTAGGTGTAAACGTGCCCCAGGTACCCGGCAGCCCTGCCGGAGTAAACGTGCCCCAGGTACCCGGTAACCCTGCCGGTGTAAACGTGCCCCGGCTACCCGGTAACCCTGCCGGTGTAAACGTGCCCCGGCTACCCGGTAACCCTGCCGGTGTCCCCGTCCCGCTGCCCGCCCGCGTTTCCCAGCCTGGGGCGGCCTGACTGCTCCGCGCAGCCGGCGGAGAGAGGGGCCCGGCAGAGCCCAGGCTTCTCTCTGCAGAGGGGACACGCCGACCTGTCTGCAGCCGGCGGACGGGATTCGCGATTCACTTCGACGTCTTTCCTcgtttgtttatttatttgtctgGATCggtgcttaaaaaaaaaaaaaaaaaaaaaaaaaaaagcagctagCTGTGTCTCGGAAGGGTCCCTGTAATTAAATTAGCCGGGAAGACACCGCGCACATGCTGGTGTGTGCAtgcctggggagggagaggaagaggcaCCTTCACACCCACTCTGTTTACATCGCCGGTGTGCGCCTTGATCCGATCCgcatctcctccttcttctccccgtttctttccctgccctccccgcCCCCCCAGGCCCACCCCCGCTCTCCCGGTACGCTGTCGCTGTGCTCGCATCGGCTCCTGGGCGGTCATGTAAGTACCGGGAGGCGCCGGCGGGGAGAGCGAGCGCCGGGCTGAGCGCGCCGGCACCGGGCGGGGCGCAGCGCGGagcccccgccgccgctcctGCGGTCCTGCCTAGAATAGATTTGTTTAAGCTGCtttctggtgttttttttttttttttccctattataTATCACCTTCTCCCAGGCACCACTTACAGTTAAAAACTACTAAATTCTTCTCCTCAGCGGTATtgatttcttttcattctgCTCCGTTAGGAGAGGAGGTAATGCTTCCAGATTACCCCGCGCCTCCTCCAGACGGTTGACAATTGCAATCGCAGTTTCGGGAAGATAAATGTTACTTTGGGAATTGTGCTTAATTACAAATAATCTAGGAGATGCTCCGAGTCCGATGGTTTAACCACACGTGTTCAAATCATAGTACAAGCTTTTCAAGAGGGTGCCAAGATATAGTAACCGTTTGGAAAATCGGTGTGTAAGACAGGACGCTCCCATTAAACAGGCTGCCTGAAGCTGGGTCACGCCCCGAAATACATGCtatttatttataaacatacaaatatataaatgtatgtaCACATGGGCGCCTGTGGATATGTGCGCGTATATGAATGTGCGTGACAGACACACGCATATGCAAATCCTAAAACACTTAAAATTGTAGCCTACGGAgaacacagaagaaaaggaaagctttcTACGCTTGTATGTATGCATGTATTATGTACGTATGTATTTCTTTGTTCTCCCAACCGCACAGAAGTGccaatctggaaaaaaaaattaaagcatttttgCTTGCTGCTGTTTGTGGAGTGGAAGAACGCCCTGGTCTTCCAGGAAAGACGTACCTCCGAAGCACTGTGCCAGGAAGGTTTTGCCCTCGTCCGTTCACACACTCAGTGTGCACCACAGCCGTCTCCTGAATGCAGAACTCCTGCGATTTGACTTGAGAGACCCTAATATTGATATATTTACTGTTCCTCTTACAATGTAGCTGCCACCTTTCCCTGTCGTTATTTGCCTATATGGCAGAGCAATTAGGTCACCCCCTCGCTCCctctcccccctcctcccccagcagcctTATTAACTTCGGGGGAGGGGGGCAGACGAGCAGCGGGAGGGAGGCAAGGTGGTGAACAGGTTATTCTCTTAACCCGACCTGGCTGCAGGAGCGAGATGAGCAACACTGAACAGATGTCCCCATTTAAGCCATTCTTTTCCCACATGCCTGCTGGATGCTGCCAGGGCGCAGGAAGCTTGCTGCAGACCTGGCCCATTCCCGGCCATTATGGCCAAGTTATTCTGGACCAGTGAGCACGAACAAAATGGGCTTCAGATCGCGTGCTTGAGAATAATTCGACTCCGAGCCCTGGAAGAGCCccctccccccatttttttaaGTGTTGGGGGGTGGACAGGGACGTGTCTCAGCTCTGATCGTAGCAGAAGAACTTCTCAAAagccccttccccctccctctcTTCGGCAAATATGGTATAATTTACAGAGCAACTTAATAATCCGAGGGCCACCGCAAAAGCCCTTTGCGTTGTAAACCGCTTCTAATTACCTGCCAGAGCAATTAGCTGACTATCACGAAGAAATTAGATCGCTCAATGTAGCATAAATAATGCGAATAATTTTGTAAGGAGAATGGAAAGCGAGACCTGGTGTTTCTTTATAAGGAAATAACACCTCGTACTGTACGAACCCTACATGAACACATATTAATGTCTAGGCATGCACGGAAATGAATCCGAACATGAACCCTCTGGCTTAGATTCAGCACTTTCTTCATTTACATATGCGGGGTGAAAGTCGGCTTCCAGGCGTTTAGATACAGAGCTCTTCCAGATCACAGTAATTAACACATAGCGACTTCAATAGGAAAACCTGTTTTCCAGATGATTTTTACAATGCAGCTTTATGTCTCATTTGGCAGTTTAAATAGCTGGAGTTGTTTTCTGGCTGCATCTCCACTATCATCTGTTGAGCATATTTTGCCTAGAATATTGACCAAAACTTCCGAacccattttttttaaaaaacatagaTGACTAATATACTGGACATGCCTAGAGTTTTCGAGaagtgtggtttgtttttttcttaactcATATGGTTAGTTCGTCGAGAAAATGTTATGAATCGCCTTATAAGTTTATGCTATTTAACaactattattttcttctttcttcatttcACCTTGAAGGATCACAAGCCTTTACTCCATTTTCACTACTTCAATATTTGATCTCAAGAGGAAAACgagtttttttccagtttaaaatTTACAGGTAATAGACAGTCTGCAGGGATTTAAATGTATGTGTATAACAATCAGgttattaaatttaaatagtGGCGAAATATTTGTTGACGCTGCTGGATCTACAGCTGCGGAATTGAGGAAGGAGTTTGTGCCCAGGAGTGTGGTGTAATGAAAGTGCCTTTACAGATGAATTCAGCTAAAGTGGATTGAATTTGTTTCTGTTGTGTTTCCCCCTCTACCCCCGCCCCCGTACTGAGAAAAGTGCTAGTCATAAAGCGAGACGTGAAGGTGCCTGATCGTAGTGAAGATCATCCCAGCCCAAACTGCAGCTGCTTACTGCTCGCAGGCGCTCGGGGATTTAGCGTAACTCCTTAGGAGTGCTCCGGGCTAAGGATAAACACAATTAATTTGGTTTAGCTTTGATAAATAGGAGCAGCAGCGTACACTGTGATTCTTTAAATGCGTCTTCGAAGGGGGGCAAAACCCGAGTGTAAGATCAGATCTTTCATAACTTTTCAGAGCGTCTCTTTCCTCAGGCTCGGACACTAACGCAGCAGATATTAAGTGACTGGTCAGACACCCTTGTCCCCAGGTTGTCTCCGGAAAGCCGGAATTTTCTCCGAACACGGTTTCTAAGCTTCTCCCGGTCTGATGGGGACTGCTCAGCTGTTCCGTAGCCCCCACGTAGCACACTCGGAATTGTACAGCATGTCTAACGATTCTTGCTCGTCGGCTAATTAGAGAGGGCTTTGAAGCTCCATTACCGGCAACAAAATTATTGCGGTCAGTTTAGGCCAAATTCTGCGGTCCTTAATGGAGCGAAACTCCCATTGAAGTCAATGGGACAGAAGTCAATGGACGTTGTGCTCTATTAAGGAGCACAGAATGTGTCCCTTTGTGATTTAGAGATTAAAAATCGGTATCGGTAAGAAGTTGAGACGGTCACACTCCCGAGGCAGGATCTCACCCGCCCCGGGTAGGGCTCGATCCCTTTCCACGGGACGGGCTGAGCCCCGCGGCTCCCCAGGGACGACACCGAGGGCAGGACCGGTGCCGGGGGTTATTAATCATCAACCGCGGCCAGACAAAAGAGCTTTTCCGGCGGTTCTAAAGGACCAAAACTTCGCTCTCCCGGGGGCTTCAGGCCCCGGGGCCGGCGGGACTGTCAGTGCTGTGGGAGGAATTCGGTCCATCCCGCGGCCCCGGCGCTCACTGTCCCCTGGCGCGGAGAGGGCGTCCCGGGCGcgtcccctccctcccctccgcGGCGCTCTGTCCCTCCGCTCGCCGTGGCTGATGTCCCCAGTCACCGACCAAAGAGGTCCGCTTCCCGAGGGAGGCTTTGGATGCCGAGAGTCCTGCAGGAGGACGCAGGAAGCGGCCCCTTCAGAGCCCGCAAGCAGCTCACACCCCGTTTggacaccagcacagcagggcttggGAAGTCCCGTTCCTAACCCTGACCACCCACCCGCTGCTATCGACGTGATCTGACAGCTAAACTCTGAGCTCGGGTTTAAGGTGCAGCTCTGGGCTAACCCTTGATCTCTCAAATGGAGTTTGGTTGTGCATTATTAAAAATTTCCTTATTATGGGGGCGAAATAGCACTGGACAAGCGGAAAAGCCCGTTTTACAAAACTGAAGGAAATGCTGCAGGTCACTGAAATATGGCTATAGTTCAATATCCTTTCTTTTTGAGACAGAAGAGGGGTGAGACATAgaaatctttctttcttcctgttaTTGCCCTAGTGGAAAGTAAAAGCCTCCAGGAAAACTTCACAGCGTTTTTCTCAGAACGCAGAGGAGCAAACACAGCTGATCCTCTAGGAAGCTGTGCACAATTAAGactcattttctttctgctggaACAATTAATTGTACAAATGAAAGGTCAGGCATGTGCTTTTCCCATGTTTATCAACCGCAATAATGAGCCccttctattttttcccccgGCGCATTATATTGCAATAAAGCGCTATGGCAGTGCCGTCTCTCTGGGTAAACATCCTCTAAGGCGATGCGGCGGAGGCGAGCGGTGCGTACATGTATGTACGCACATACATTTAAGAGGGATTCAGTGGCCGAGGCGAAGGCAGATGCGAGGTGTGAGAAGCGAGGGCTTGCCCAGCCCCGCTGCTCCCGCACACCGGCGGCGGAAAGGCGCCTTTTCCCCGGAGCGCTCCCGGAGTGCCGCCGGCCGGGCGGGCTGAGCCCGGAGGGAGAGCCCTGCCTCCCGGGGTTTCTGCGTTCCTCCCGGTTTGGGCTACTTTTGTAGGGGGGGGAACTCCTCCTACTTCTCCGAGGATCCAAACCACCTCGGTAAATTCTTCCCGCTTTCCTCCACATCATAAATCCACCCCCGAAGAGATAGGCTGGCAACGCCTCCACATCCATGACATTACACGATTCTTCTGCTCACATCTTCAAGAATACACCAAGTAcctgccatttaaaaaaaaaaaattcaagaggCTCCACTTTTTCATGCCAGCTTATTACACATTCATTGACTACATATAGTAGCAACCTTTGGAAACACGAGTATGATATTCTATATTTTCATCAgcagattaatttatttttcctattacTTGGGGAATAGGCAAGTCACCCACTGGGATTGTGCTTGGGGGAACACAACTAGTGTTGGCAAGGTGTTTTTCTCCGAGCTGATACATTACCCTTCATGCAACTATCCAGGATGTCTACCCCTTGTAATGTTCTCCTTAACCTCACTCTGCCCACACTCACAGTGGATGAATTTTTCACTCCTGACACGTGTGAGGTGATGGAGGAGAATAACCCTACTGAAGCAGTCTGACATGTGTTGTGTCTGTCCAGGTGATCAGATCTACTTTGATTATTTTATCATGTTGGCCTAAGATACCCAGAAGGTTTCTCAGAAGGGTCAATCTCCATTAGGACCCAAAATATGGGTCTGTTTCTCTTTGGGTAGGAACCTTTGCCCTATTTCTTGCAACATTTGTAAGAGGGTGCCTTGTGTACACGTGGCAGTTGTGGACAGGCAAGTTTGGTTTAAACCAGCAGGAGGGCTCTGAATGCCTTAAGCTGGTGTTTGGATTCAGGGTCACCACCGTAATGAACCCAAGATAAACATCCCTCTGGAAGGGGAAGAGCTCTGCTGGTCAGGATGCAGCGTGGCCTCTTGAAACGGCCAAAGTAGTGACAACGCTGCATCCCATGAGACCGAGTCCAAAGAGAACGTGCAGACTGAGATTTTAGATCCACTGGATGCAGAGCAGTGATGCTGCACAAGGAGAAGCCAACACCATTGCTCCTGGGGTGTGTAGCTAATTGTCTAGCAACTGCTCTGTATCTGAGCTGTATGGTAAAAGGCCAGAATGATTTCTGGTAGAAAAACTCATTGCTCCTATGAAAAGATGCTTATTTTTGTGCAAACGTAAAATTGTTCTTCAAACACTGAGCAGTCTCAGACAAAGTTTGCTATAGTGGCCTGTTTCATAGCAGGAAGGAATAAATGGTAACGATGCAAGTACTGACTTTGGCCACAGTGGGATAGAGGGTTGTCCCCGAGCTGGAAACAACACAGGGATAAACACGGATGGGGAAACACCCCTATCCCTGTGGGAGGGGTTCCTGAGTTCCGGCAGAGAGCCTGGGCTTCCCTGACACATCGCGGCCGTGACCTGCGCGACCCGCAGCCCCGCTGTCCCAAATCACAGTGTCGCACACCGGCCACCGCACCTGTACGTGAAGCCCAGCCCCCGCAGCGCGCCCAGAGCGAGCGCCCAGCCCGTCCGCCACAACCCGCGCCTTATCCCCGGGGAGCGCCTGCGGGCAGCCCGAGccg encodes:
- the SP8 gene encoding transcription factor Sp8, whose protein sequence is MATSLLGEEPRVGSTPLAMLAATCNKIGSPSPSPSALSDSASSFGKGFHPWKRSSSSASAGTCGAVGSGLPGFGVAGAARNGSSAAAAAAAAAAAALVSDSFSCGGSPGSSAFSLTSSSAAAASSPFANDYSVFQAPGSAGGGGGGGGGGGGAAGQEAAAHQPVFISKVHTSVEGLQGIYPRVGMAHPYESWFKPSHPGLGAGEVGSAGASSWWDVGAGWIDVQSPNGAAALPGSLHPAPGGLQTSLHSPLGGYNSDYSGLGHSAFSSGASSHLLSPAGQHLMDGFKPVLPGSYPDSAPSPLAGAGGSMLGGGPAAPLAASPRSSARRYSGRATCDCPNCQEAERLGPAGASLRRKGLHSCHIPGCGKVYGKTSHLKAHLRWHTGERPFVCNWLFCGKRFTRSDELQRHLRTHTGEKRFACPVCNKRFMRSDHLSKHVKTHSGPGGAGGPGGGGPGGGPGPGGKKGSDTESEHSAAGSPPCHSPELLPPPEPGHRNGLE